A part of Acropora palmata chromosome 8, jaAcrPala1.3, whole genome shotgun sequence genomic DNA contains:
- the LOC141889045 gene encoding protein-glucosylgalactosylhydroxylysine glucosidase-like isoform X1 — translation MTAHGFLRCAVFLLSVASSVSSSRPPLGTATRLVTKKLPRYYSRSSVVSSRNGNFMPSVGNGFVGTVIYSDTVYISGVFNGPAHPKKNPIYPVYLYQHAHRARVPSTASINFRVRGVAGENLYALDVSEGVFYKWFTAELLEVEQRIYAHRTRKNILVVEITAKNKAGKEFEMDIVPNLGYVSRDIHFQMTESGRGDALAATGMVNQTEERGSVGCKVAIAWTYPDPDHPINISSSSKEQTWYFITSLATSLDTKFNPLSEALNQWDEAMLAKEQLLAEHKAAWKALWDTGRIEIEGNLKMAQAVYSSLYYILSSTRHDWPYGLSPGGIPAAEEYMGHTFWDQDIWMYPPLVLLQPDLARSAMKYRRDRLPAARRIAKQYGYKGAMFPWESSYTGLETSPGEKYGKNQNHITGDIALAAKMLWEATKDQYWLREIGFPLAYQTAEYWASRVKYDIKRDRFVINHVMPPDEYQYPVNNSVYTNIVAKINLLFAKEAADILGKKVPKRWTTIAEKMYIPFDDEHQYHPEFEGYRRGVKVKQADVVLIGYPLMYKMDKQVRYNDLAYYQHENITDPNGPAMTHSMFTIGWLEAGEQEQAERAFIKNFANIQGPFKVWSERRWGYGAVNFITGAGGFLQAVLYGFGGIRIKRDGLYFNSTLPYGTVKLAFRINYLASSIDFDVRYRGVTIRLVNTGPISPQLELIADGQVHRLTRDHIISTKTMNGVVRQHVSTLYRLASLRKSNIGLFNPASRR, via the exons ATGACAGCTCACGGTTTTTTAAGATGTGCCGTGTTCTTGCTCAGTGTTGCGTCTTCCGTTAGCTCATCTCGACCGCCGCTAGGAACGGCGACTCGCCTTGTCACCAAAAAGCTGCCTCGGTACTACAGTCGAAGCTCTGTGGTTTCTAGCAGAAATGGCAATTTTATGCCCTCCGTTGGCAATGGTTTCGTTGGTACAGTGATATACAGTGATACAGTTTATATATCTGGAGTTTTCAACGGTCCAGCGCATCCCAAGAAAAACCCAATTTATCCGGTATATCTATATCAACACGCTCACCGAGCACGGGTGCCTTCGACAGCATCGATTAATTTCAGAGTCAGGGGAGTCGCGGGGGAAAACTTGTACGCGCTTGACGTTAGCGAGGGAGTATTTTACAAATGGTTTACAGCAGAATTGTTGGAAGTAGAGCAGAGGATCTATGCACACAGgacaagaaaaaacattttggttGTGGAAATCACAGCGAAGAACAAGGCTGGTAAGGAATTTGAAATGGACATTGTTCCAAATTTGGGATATGTCAGCCGCGATATTCATTTCCAGATGACTGAATCTGGAAGGGGTGACGCTCTGGCGGCCACGGGCATG GTCAACCAGACTGAAGAAAGAGGAAGTGTGGGGTGTAAGGTGGCCATTGCTTGGACGTACCCAGATCCCGATCATCCAATCAATATTAGCAGTAGCTCCAAGGAGCAGACGTGGTATTTCATCACGTCCCTTGCAACCTCCTTGGACACAAAATTCAACCCGTTGTCCGAGGCCCTTAATCAGTGGGACGAAGCGATGTT AGCCAAAGAACAACTGCTCGCAGAACACAAGGCCGCTTGGAAGGCATTATGGGACACTGGCCGGATAGAAATTGAAGGCAACTTGAAAATGGCGCAAGCGGTTTACAGCAGCCTGTACTACATTCTAAGCTCCACTCGGCACGACTGGCCGTACGGGTTAAGTCCTGGGGGAATACCAGCTGCAGAGGAATACATGGGGCACACATTCTGGGATCAGGATATTTGGATGTACCCGCCTCTTGTTCTATTGCAGCCAGACTTGGCCAGGAGTGCCATGAAATACCGTAGAGATCGCCTTCCGGCAGCGCGCAGAATCGCCAAACAGTACGGCTACAAAG GTGCCATGTTTCCCTGGGAAAGTTCTTATACGGGCCTAGAGACCTCCCCTGGTGAGAAGTACggcaaaaatcaaaatcacaTCACTGGTGACATTGCTTTGGCAGCGAAAATGCTCTGGGAAGCGACAAAGGACCAATACTGGTTGCGGGAGATTGGTTTCCCACTGGCTTATCAGACTGCAGAGTACTGGGCCAGCAGAGTTAAGTATGACATTAAACGTGACAGATTTGTCATTAATCACGTGATGCCACCTGACGAGTACCAATACCCAGTCAATAACTCTGTGTACACTAACATTGTCGCCAAAATAAATCTGTTGTTTGCCAAAGAAGCAGCGGATATTTTGGGCAAGAAGGTTCCTAAACGGTGGACAACGATTGCAGAAAAGATGTACATTCCGTTTGATGACGAGCACCAATACCATCCGGAGTTTGAAGGTTACCGTCGAGGTGTTAAAGTGAAACAGGCTGACGTGGTACTAATAGGCTATCCGCTTATGTATAAGATGGACAAACAG GTGCGTTATAATGATCTTGCCTACTACCAACACGAGAACATAACGGACCCTAATGGCCCTGCCATGACCCATTCCATGTTTACGATTGGTTGGCTAGAAGCCGGTGAACAAGAGCAAGCAGAACGAGCCTTCATCAAGAATTTCGCCAACATTCAGGGTCCTTTCAAG GTTTGGTCGGAAAGGAGATGGGGATACGGCGCTGTCAATTTTATTACTGGGGCTGGAGGTTTCTTGCAAGCTGTTCTATACGGATTTGGAGGCATTCGAATCAAGAGAGATGGTCTGTACTTTAATTCTACCCTCCCTTACGGGACAGTTAAGCTTGCCTTTCGTATCAATTATCTGGCGAGCTCTATCGATTTCGATGTGAGGTACAGAGGAGTGACAATCCGTTTGGTGAACACTGGTCCCATATCTCCTCAGTTAGAGTTGATTGCAGATGGTCAGGTTCACCGACTGACACGTGACCATATTATTTCGACGAAGACAATGAATGGTGTGGTCCGACAGCATGTGAGTACACTCTACCGTCTAGCGAGTCTTCGGAAGTCCAACATAGGGCTCTTCAATCCTGCATCCCGCCGATAG
- the LOC141889045 gene encoding protein-glucosylgalactosylhydroxylysine glucosidase-like isoform X2, which produces MTAHGFLRCAVFLLSVASSVSSSRPPLGTATRLVTKKLPRYYSRSSVVSSRNGNFMPSVGNGFVGTVIYSDTVYISGVFNGPAHPKKNPIYPVYLYQHAHRARVPSTASINFRVRGVAGENLYALDVSEGVFYKWFTAELLEVEQRIYAHRTRKNILVVEITAKNKAGKEFEMDIVPNLGYVSRDIHFQMTESGRGDALAATGMVNQTEERGSVGCKVAIAWTYPDPDHPINISSSSKEQTWYFITSLATSLDTKFNPLSEALNQWDEAMLAKEQLLAEHKAAWKALWDTGRIEIEGNLKMAQAVYSSLYYILSSTRHDWPYGLSPGGIPAAEEYMGHTFWDQDIWMYPPLVLLQPDLARSAMKYRRDRLPAARRIAKQYGYKGAMFPWESSYTGLETSPGEKYGKNQNHITGDIALAAKMLWEATKDQYWLREIGFPLAYQTAEYWASRVKYDIKRDRFVINHVMPPDEYQYPVNNSVYTNIVAKINLLFAKEAADILGKKVPKRWTTIAEKMYIPFDDEHQYHPEFEGYRRGVKVKQADVVLIGYPLMYKMDKQVRYNDLAYYQHENITDPNGPAMTHSMFTIGWLEAGEQEQAERAFIKNFANIQGPFKVWSERRWGYGAVNFITGAGGFLQAVLYGFGGIRIKRDGLYFNSTLPYGTVKLAFRINYLASSIDFDVRYRGVTIRLVNTGPISPQLELIADGQVHRLTRDHIISTKTMNGVVRQHIGWK; this is translated from the exons ATGACAGCTCACGGTTTTTTAAGATGTGCCGTGTTCTTGCTCAGTGTTGCGTCTTCCGTTAGCTCATCTCGACCGCCGCTAGGAACGGCGACTCGCCTTGTCACCAAAAAGCTGCCTCGGTACTACAGTCGAAGCTCTGTGGTTTCTAGCAGAAATGGCAATTTTATGCCCTCCGTTGGCAATGGTTTCGTTGGTACAGTGATATACAGTGATACAGTTTATATATCTGGAGTTTTCAACGGTCCAGCGCATCCCAAGAAAAACCCAATTTATCCGGTATATCTATATCAACACGCTCACCGAGCACGGGTGCCTTCGACAGCATCGATTAATTTCAGAGTCAGGGGAGTCGCGGGGGAAAACTTGTACGCGCTTGACGTTAGCGAGGGAGTATTTTACAAATGGTTTACAGCAGAATTGTTGGAAGTAGAGCAGAGGATCTATGCACACAGgacaagaaaaaacattttggttGTGGAAATCACAGCGAAGAACAAGGCTGGTAAGGAATTTGAAATGGACATTGTTCCAAATTTGGGATATGTCAGCCGCGATATTCATTTCCAGATGACTGAATCTGGAAGGGGTGACGCTCTGGCGGCCACGGGCATG GTCAACCAGACTGAAGAAAGAGGAAGTGTGGGGTGTAAGGTGGCCATTGCTTGGACGTACCCAGATCCCGATCATCCAATCAATATTAGCAGTAGCTCCAAGGAGCAGACGTGGTATTTCATCACGTCCCTTGCAACCTCCTTGGACACAAAATTCAACCCGTTGTCCGAGGCCCTTAATCAGTGGGACGAAGCGATGTT AGCCAAAGAACAACTGCTCGCAGAACACAAGGCCGCTTGGAAGGCATTATGGGACACTGGCCGGATAGAAATTGAAGGCAACTTGAAAATGGCGCAAGCGGTTTACAGCAGCCTGTACTACATTCTAAGCTCCACTCGGCACGACTGGCCGTACGGGTTAAGTCCTGGGGGAATACCAGCTGCAGAGGAATACATGGGGCACACATTCTGGGATCAGGATATTTGGATGTACCCGCCTCTTGTTCTATTGCAGCCAGACTTGGCCAGGAGTGCCATGAAATACCGTAGAGATCGCCTTCCGGCAGCGCGCAGAATCGCCAAACAGTACGGCTACAAAG GTGCCATGTTTCCCTGGGAAAGTTCTTATACGGGCCTAGAGACCTCCCCTGGTGAGAAGTACggcaaaaatcaaaatcacaTCACTGGTGACATTGCTTTGGCAGCGAAAATGCTCTGGGAAGCGACAAAGGACCAATACTGGTTGCGGGAGATTGGTTTCCCACTGGCTTATCAGACTGCAGAGTACTGGGCCAGCAGAGTTAAGTATGACATTAAACGTGACAGATTTGTCATTAATCACGTGATGCCACCTGACGAGTACCAATACCCAGTCAATAACTCTGTGTACACTAACATTGTCGCCAAAATAAATCTGTTGTTTGCCAAAGAAGCAGCGGATATTTTGGGCAAGAAGGTTCCTAAACGGTGGACAACGATTGCAGAAAAGATGTACATTCCGTTTGATGACGAGCACCAATACCATCCGGAGTTTGAAGGTTACCGTCGAGGTGTTAAAGTGAAACAGGCTGACGTGGTACTAATAGGCTATCCGCTTATGTATAAGATGGACAAACAG GTGCGTTATAATGATCTTGCCTACTACCAACACGAGAACATAACGGACCCTAATGGCCCTGCCATGACCCATTCCATGTTTACGATTGGTTGGCTAGAAGCCGGTGAACAAGAGCAAGCAGAACGAGCCTTCATCAAGAATTTCGCCAACATTCAGGGTCCTTTCAAG GTTTGGTCGGAAAGGAGATGGGGATACGGCGCTGTCAATTTTATTACTGGGGCTGGAGGTTTCTTGCAAGCTGTTCTATACGGATTTGGAGGCATTCGAATCAAGAGAGATGGTCTGTACTTTAATTCTACCCTCCCTTACGGGACAGTTAAGCTTGCCTTTCGTATCAATTATCTGGCGAGCTCTATCGATTTCGATGTGAGGTACAGAGGAGTGACAATCCGTTTGGTGAACACTGGTCCCATATCTCCTCAGTTAGAGTTGATTGCAGATGGTCAGGTTCACCGACTGACACGTGACCATATTATTTCGACGAAGACAATGAATGGTGTGGTCCGACAGCAT ATTGGGTGGAAATGA
- the LOC141889052 gene encoding uncharacterized protein LOC141889052, whose protein sequence is MRLLIPLLTILSPLFATGRLGTKKGDNLKRELQMARDAEIPQGSHKKLLRRDLEYSRSGQHELLLRKLNHYITSKRRKLGKMHSFKRRPLTHGSLSIRLKSSVSVPDSPSDILLTRPTERKSNVLSPNTSNTANTGEQPNGDFDEVVTEEGTTSQSSKKDEALLRKLMMNEIENGLETEYSDRSPEKDRNFKSQRKYSHTHPRGKHNKISKGVRKVKDKLVSQEKLDNNDKKKEMADENMEKGGTKAELKVQNVEEQLSRFLNNGLGLKNDKAQSLLLSNEVPNQAVLSFGTFTNHQQPLTQISELETKQRVFSPQPQFSVYPDPIPRYAMPQLWHLPVPNWRFPLALAPTVSFYPPPVYLGAISRATLPQTRGNNGYTINVNGFKGVFSKGPGFALRFHSPDSEVTVTKKRNNVVAPSRWRTIMN, encoded by the exons ATGCGACTTTTGATTCCTCTTCTTACCATTTTGTCCCCATTGTTCGCAACCGGAAGACTGGGCACAAAGAAAG GGGATAATCTGAAGCGCGAATTACAAATGGCCAGGGATGCAGAGATACCACAAGGAAGCCACAAAAAGTTGCTCAGAAGGGACCTAGAATATTCAAGAAGTGGACAACATGAACTTCTTCTGAGAAAATTGAACCATTACATTACAAGCAAGAGACGGAAATTGGGCAAGATGCACTCCTTCAAACGCCGTCCGTTGACGCATGGTTCATTATCGATAAGGCTTAAATCAAGTGTTTCGGTCCCTGATTCCCCATCAGACATTTTATTGACACGTCCCACTGAACGAAAATCGAACGTTTTGTCTCCTAATACATCGAACACTGCAAATACAGGCGAGCAACCTAATGGAGATTTTGACGAAGTTGTCACAGAGGAAGGTACAACTTCTCAAAGTTCAAAGAAAGACGAAGCTTTGTTACGTAAACTAATGATGAATGAAATCGAAAATGGCTTGGAAACAGAGTATTCAGACAGATCACCCGAGAAAGACCGAAATTTCAAAAGTCAAAGAAAATATAGCCATACCCACCCCAGAGGGAAACATAATAAAATTTCGAAGGGTGTTCGCAAGGTTAAAGACAAGCTTGTGTCTCAGGAAAAGCTTGATAACAAcgacaagaaaaaagaaatggcagATGAAAATATGGAGAAGGGTGGAACGAAAGCTGAATTAAAGGTACAAAATGTAGAGGAACAATTGAGTCGCTTCCTAAACAATGGTCTcggattaaaaaatgacaaagcCCAGTCCTTGCTTTTGTCTAATGAAGTGCCAAATCAAGCGGTTTTATCATTTGGAACTTTTACTAACCACCAACAACCGCTTACGCAGATCAGCGAGCTGGAAACAAAACAGAGGGTGTTCAGTCCACAGCCACAGTTCTCCGTATACCCGGACCCAATCCCACGGTACGCAATGCCACAGTTGTGGCACCTTCCTGTACCCAACTGGAGGTTCCCTCTTGCTTTGGCACCTACAGTTTCCTTTTATCCGCCCCCTGTGTATCTGGGTGCAATTTCTCGAGCAACTCTTCCACAAACAAGAGGAAACAACGGGTACACTATTAATGTCAACGGATTCAAGGGCGTTTTCTCAAAGGGTCCTGGTTTTGCTTTACGATTTCATTCCCCAGATAGCGAAGTGACGGTTaccaaaaaaaggaataacGTGGTTGCACCAAGCAGATGGCGAACGATAATGAACTGA